One window of the Trifolium pratense cultivar HEN17-A07 linkage group LG2, ARS_RC_1.1, whole genome shotgun sequence genome contains the following:
- the LOC123906264 gene encoding ADP-ribosylation factor 2 isoform X2 — MGLTFTKLFSRLFAKKEMRILMVGLDAAGKTTILYKLKLGEIVTTIPTIGFNVETVEYKNISFTVWDVGGQDKIRPLWRHYFQNTQGLIFVVDSNDRDRVVEARDELHRMLNEDELRDAVLLVFANKQDLPNAMNAAEITDKLGLHSLRQRHWYIQSTCATSGEGLYEGLDWLSNNIANKA, encoded by the exons ATGGGGCTAACATTCACGAAGCTGTTCAGTCGGTTATTCGCGAAGAAGGAGATGAGAATTTTGATGGTTGGTCTCGATGCTGCTGGTAAGACAACTATCCTCTACAAGCTTAAGCTTGGAGAAATCGTCACTACGATCCCTACCATCG GGTTCAATGTGGAGACCGTTGAGTACAAGAACATTAGTTTCACTGTTTGGGATGTTGGAGGTCAGGATAAG ATCCGTCCCTTGTGGAGGCACTACTTCCAGAACACTCAGGGTCTTATATTTGTCGTTGACAGCAATGACAGGGATAGAGTTGTTGAGGCCAGAGATGAGTTACATAGGATGTTGAATGAG GATGAATTGAGAGATGCAGTATTGCTTGTTTTTGCCAACAAACAAGATCTTCCAAATGCAATGAATGCTGCCGAAATTACTGACAAGTTGGGTCTTCATTCTCTGAGACAGCGCCACTG GTACATCCAGAGCACTTGTGCAACATCTGGGGAGGGTCTTTATGAAGGTTTGGACTGGCTTTCCAACAACATAGCCAATAAG GCTTAA
- the LOC123906264 gene encoding ADP-ribosylation factor 2 isoform X1 yields MGLTFTKLFSRLFAKKEMRILMVGLDAAGKTTILYKLKLGEIVTTIPTIGFNVETVEYKNISFTVWDVGGQDKIRPLWRHYFQNTQGLIFVVDSNDRDRVVEARDELHRMLNEDELRDAVLLVFANKQDLPNAMNAAEITDKLGLHSLRQRHWYIQSTCATSGEGLYEGLDWLSNNIANKVA; encoded by the exons ATGGGGCTAACATTCACGAAGCTGTTCAGTCGGTTATTCGCGAAGAAGGAGATGAGAATTTTGATGGTTGGTCTCGATGCTGCTGGTAAGACAACTATCCTCTACAAGCTTAAGCTTGGAGAAATCGTCACTACGATCCCTACCATCG GGTTCAATGTGGAGACCGTTGAGTACAAGAACATTAGTTTCACTGTTTGGGATGTTGGAGGTCAGGATAAG ATCCGTCCCTTGTGGAGGCACTACTTCCAGAACACTCAGGGTCTTATATTTGTCGTTGACAGCAATGACAGGGATAGAGTTGTTGAGGCCAGAGATGAGTTACATAGGATGTTGAATGAG GATGAATTGAGAGATGCAGTATTGCTTGTTTTTGCCAACAAACAAGATCTTCCAAATGCAATGAATGCTGCCGAAATTACTGACAAGTTGGGTCTTCATTCTCTGAGACAGCGCCACTG GTACATCCAGAGCACTTGTGCAACATCTGGGGAGGGTCTTTATGAAGGTTTGGACTGGCTTTCCAACAACATAGCCAATAAGGTA GCTTAA
- the LOC123906265 gene encoding ADP-ribosylation factor 2, whose amino-acid sequence MGLTFTKLFSRLFAKKEMRILMVGLDAAGKTTILYKLKLGEIVTTIPTIGFNVETVEYKNISFTVWDVGGQDKIRPLWRHYFQNTQGLIFVVDSNDRDRVVEARDELHRMLNEDELRDAVLLVFANKQDLPNAMNAAEITDKLGLHSLRQRHWYIQSTCATSGEGLYEGLDWLSNNIANKA is encoded by the exons ATGGGGCTGACATTCACGAAGCTGTTCAGTCGGTTATTCGCGAAGAAGGAAATGAGAATTTTGATGGTTGGTCTCGATGCTGCTGGTAAGACCACCATCCTCTACAAGCTCAAGCTTGGAGAGATCGTCACCACTATTCCTACCATCG GGTTCAATGTGGAGACTGTGGAGTACAAGAACATTAGCTTCACTGTTTGGGATGTCGGAGGCCAGGACAag ATTCGTCCCTTGTGGAGGCACTACTTCCAGAACACTCAGGGTCTTATATTTGTCGTAGACAGCAATGACAGGGACAGAGTTGTTGAGGCCAGAGATGAGTTGCATAGGATGTTGAATGAG GATGAACTGAGAGATGCAGTGTTGCTTGTGTTTGCCAACAAACAAGATCTTCCCAATGCAATGAATGCAGCTGAGATTACAGACAAGCTGGGTCTCCACTCTCTCAGACAGCGCCACTG GTACATCCAGAGCACTTGTGCAACCTCTGGAGAGGGTCTTTATGAAGGTTTGGACTGGCTTTCCAACAACATAGCCAATAAG GCATAA